One genomic segment of Coffea arabica cultivar ET-39 chromosome 6e, Coffea Arabica ET-39 HiFi, whole genome shotgun sequence includes these proteins:
- the LOC113694775 gene encoding uncharacterized protein isoform X1 encodes MPPRTRSISRVAKLLLPDPVTTVWSECGENNLQLCITNYFKCKKSMAGKVGSSRQGRAQFPMERELEFAEYLVEIKRDNRMNKGNLKSEVFPAIVDKFAKKGCHFDKNQIKAKYYALRHLTQEYNRMRLRVTGAGWDPLLQTVTMDESKWQAIIKENPSFETFHNKDCRVFYMLSEVFDKMDAQGRYARDSNQPPVDINDEIRVRQSQALNNMGGQSMEHVDLTDEMISPMAPTGKSDAKHSKSKGKGKRKTPESSSGRDTDLPPGLSRTSYNNAISWMDATFASDRNTSQTVDAPAPPPAATPAPPSPIYVDDDPFSPLKADAALTKIEGLPEKVYIKAAVKLADSADHRKMFLSQKSEARMRLYAMTIGGGEIDD; translated from the exons ATGCCGCCGCGCACTAGATCCATTTCTAGAG TAGCAAAACTCTTACTTCCTGATCCTGTTACTACTGTTTGGTCCGAGTGTGGAGAGAACAACTTACAGCTTTGTATCACCAATTACTTCAAG TGTAAAAAATCAATGGCTGGTAAGGTTGGTTCATCAAGGCAAGGTCGCGCCCAATTTCCAATGGAGCGAGAACTTGAATTTGCGGAGTACTTGGTTGAAATTAAACGGGATAATAGAATGAACAAGGGCAACTTAAAGAGCGAGGTCTTCCCGGCAATTGTTGATAAATTTGCCAAAAAAGGATGCCACTTtgacaaaaatcaaatcaaggcGAAGTATTATGCATTAAGGCATCTGACACAAGAATACAATCGCATGCGATTGAGGGTGACTGGGGCCGGATGGGATCCCCTCCTCCAGACTGTAACCATGGACGAAAGCAAATGGCAAGCTATTATTAAg GAGAACCCATCTTTTGAGACTTTCCATAACAAAGATTGCCGTGTCTTCTACATGTTATCGGAGGTGTTTGACAAAATGGATGCCCAAGGCCGATATGCAAGGGACTCAAATCAGCCACCAGTTGACATCAATGATGAGATAAGGGTGAGGCAAAGTCAAGCATTGAACAATATGGGTGGCCAGAGCATGGAGCACGTGGACCTGACTGATGAAATGATCTCTCCTATGGCTCCAACTGGAAAATCAGATGCCAAACATTCAAAAAGCAAAGGCaaagggaaaaggaagactcCGGAATCTTCATCCGGCAGGGACACCGACCTCCCGCCTGGTCTAAGTCGCACCTCCTACAATAATGCCATATCTTGGATGGATGCGACATTTGCTTCCGATCGGAACACCTCCCAGACCGTAGATGCCCCAGCACCCCCACCTGCTGCTACTCCAGCTCCTCCTTCTCCGATTTACGTGGATGATGACCCTTTCAGCCCTCTAAAGGCAGATGCAGCCTTAACCAAAATAGAAGGCTTGCCCGAGAAAGTATACATTAAAGCAGCTGTGAAGTTGGCTGATTCCGCTGACCATCGGAAGATGTTTTTGAGTCAAAAGAGTGAAGCTAGGATGCGGTTATATGCAATGACTATTGGGGGGGGTGAAATAGATGATTAA
- the LOC113694775 gene encoding uncharacterized protein isoform X2 has protein sequence MAGKVGSSRQGRAQFPMERELEFAEYLVEIKRDNRMNKGNLKSEVFPAIVDKFAKKGCHFDKNQIKAKYYALRHLTQEYNRMRLRVTGAGWDPLLQTVTMDESKWQAIIKENPSFETFHNKDCRVFYMLSEVFDKMDAQGRYARDSNQPPVDINDEIRVRQSQALNNMGGQSMEHVDLTDEMISPMAPTGKSDAKHSKSKGKGKRKTPESSSGRDTDLPPGLSRTSYNNAISWMDATFASDRNTSQTVDAPAPPPAATPAPPSPIYVDDDPFSPLKADAALTKIEGLPEKVYIKAAVKLADSADHRKMFLSQKSEARMRLYAMTIGGGEIDD, from the exons ATGGCTGGTAAGGTTGGTTCATCAAGGCAAGGTCGCGCCCAATTTCCAATGGAGCGAGAACTTGAATTTGCGGAGTACTTGGTTGAAATTAAACGGGATAATAGAATGAACAAGGGCAACTTAAAGAGCGAGGTCTTCCCGGCAATTGTTGATAAATTTGCCAAAAAAGGATGCCACTTtgacaaaaatcaaatcaaggcGAAGTATTATGCATTAAGGCATCTGACACAAGAATACAATCGCATGCGATTGAGGGTGACTGGGGCCGGATGGGATCCCCTCCTCCAGACTGTAACCATGGACGAAAGCAAATGGCAAGCTATTATTAAg GAGAACCCATCTTTTGAGACTTTCCATAACAAAGATTGCCGTGTCTTCTACATGTTATCGGAGGTGTTTGACAAAATGGATGCCCAAGGCCGATATGCAAGGGACTCAAATCAGCCACCAGTTGACATCAATGATGAGATAAGGGTGAGGCAAAGTCAAGCATTGAACAATATGGGTGGCCAGAGCATGGAGCACGTGGACCTGACTGATGAAATGATCTCTCCTATGGCTCCAACTGGAAAATCAGATGCCAAACATTCAAAAAGCAAAGGCaaagggaaaaggaagactcCGGAATCTTCATCCGGCAGGGACACCGACCTCCCGCCTGGTCTAAGTCGCACCTCCTACAATAATGCCATATCTTGGATGGATGCGACATTTGCTTCCGATCGGAACACCTCCCAGACCGTAGATGCCCCAGCACCCCCACCTGCTGCTACTCCAGCTCCTCCTTCTCCGATTTACGTGGATGATGACCCTTTCAGCCCTCTAAAGGCAGATGCAGCCTTAACCAAAATAGAAGGCTTGCCCGAGAAAGTATACATTAAAGCAGCTGTGAAGTTGGCTGATTCCGCTGACCATCGGAAGATGTTTTTGAGTCAAAAGAGTGAAGCTAGGATGCGGTTATATGCAATGACTATTGGGGGGGGTGAAATAGATGATTAA